A part of Sebastes umbrosus isolate fSebUmb1 chromosome 21, fSebUmb1.pri, whole genome shotgun sequence genomic DNA contains:
- the rmdn1 gene encoding regulator of microtubule dynamics protein 1 isoform X1, with product MAGIVLGRCVSRTSLSALGGKGVRIRGTNLHYWTPLRRTAATALTGGRAALLLGLPALSYLGYGVYHRAQSSAVVYALEKGEVLEQADYLYSCAETEKLYQLLLQYKDSDDAEFLWRLARASRDMSLLPNMEAERKKQLIFEGFEYAKKALEKDEKCFAAHKWYAVSLSDVGEYEGVKVKIGNSYIIREHLERAVELNPKDATSLHILGHWCFAFAELPWYQRKVAAVIFSSPPMSTYEEALEFFLKAEDVDPNFYSKNLLMLGKTYMGMKDKEKALLYLTKAREYPAHTLEDKEVHKEAVDLLKKLG from the exons ATGGCTGGAATAGTGCTAGGTCGATGTGTCAGCAGGACTTCACTGTCAGCACTTGGTGGAAAAGGTGTCAGAATCAGAGGGACAAACCTGCACTACTGGACACCTCTAAGAAGGACTGCTGCCACTGCTCTGACT GGTGGGAGAGCTGCACTCCTCCTGGGGCTTCCTGCACTATCCTATCTAGGTTATGGAGTTTATCACAGAGCGCAGAGTTCAGCTGTGGTCTACGCTTTGGAAAAAG GTGAGGTTTTGGAGCAAGCCGACTACTTGTACAGCTGTGCAGAAACAGAGAAGCTgtaccagctgctgctgcagtacaAGGACAG cgATGACGCAGAGTTCCTTTGGAGGCTGGCCCGGGCTTCTCGTGACATGTCCCTCCTGCCCAACATGGAGGCCGAACGGAAGAAGCAGCTGATATTTGAGGGCTTTGAATATGCAAAGAAAGCGCTGGAGAAGGATGAGAAGTGTTTCGCAGCGCACAAA TGGTATGCAGTATCTCTCAGTGATGTCGGGGAATACGAGGGAGTTAAGGTGAAAATTGGAAATTCCTACATCATCAGGGAACATCTAGAG CGAGCCGTTGAGCTCAATCCCAAAGATGCCACTTCGTTACATATTTTGGGCCActg GTGCTTTGCTTTTGCTGAGCTGCCTTGGTATCAACGCAAAGTGGCGGCTGTCATTTTTTCATCACCACCCATGTCCACATATGAGGAG GCTTTGGAGTTCTTCCTGAAAGCTGAAGATG TTGATCCCAACTTCTACAGTAAAAACCTGCTAATGCTTGGGAAGACCTACATGGGcatgaaagacaaagagaaagcaCTGCTCTATCTGACCAAAGCTAGAGAGTACCCTGCTCACACACTGGAAGACAAAGAG
- the rmdn1 gene encoding regulator of microtubule dynamics protein 1 isoform X2, giving the protein MCQQDFTVSTWWKRCQNQRDKPALLDTSKKDCCHCSDCEVLEQADYLYSCAETEKLYQLLLQYKDSDDAEFLWRLARASRDMSLLPNMEAERKKQLIFEGFEYAKKALEKDEKCFAAHKWYAVSLSDVGEYEGVKVKIGNSYIIREHLERAVELNPKDATSLHILGHWCFAFAELPWYQRKVAAVIFSSPPMSTYEEALEFFLKAEDVDPNFYSKNLLMLGKTYMGMKDKEKALLYLTKAREYPAHTLEDKEVHKEAVDLLKKLG; this is encoded by the exons ATGTGTCAGCAGGACTTCACTGTCAGCACTTGGTGGAAAAGGTGTCAGAATCAGAGGGACAAACCTGCACTACTGGACACCTCTAAGAAGGACTGCTGCCACTGCTCTGACT GTGAGGTTTTGGAGCAAGCCGACTACTTGTACAGCTGTGCAGAAACAGAGAAGCTgtaccagctgctgctgcagtacaAGGACAG cgATGACGCAGAGTTCCTTTGGAGGCTGGCCCGGGCTTCTCGTGACATGTCCCTCCTGCCCAACATGGAGGCCGAACGGAAGAAGCAGCTGATATTTGAGGGCTTTGAATATGCAAAGAAAGCGCTGGAGAAGGATGAGAAGTGTTTCGCAGCGCACAAA TGGTATGCAGTATCTCTCAGTGATGTCGGGGAATACGAGGGAGTTAAGGTGAAAATTGGAAATTCCTACATCATCAGGGAACATCTAGAG CGAGCCGTTGAGCTCAATCCCAAAGATGCCACTTCGTTACATATTTTGGGCCActg GTGCTTTGCTTTTGCTGAGCTGCCTTGGTATCAACGCAAAGTGGCGGCTGTCATTTTTTCATCACCACCCATGTCCACATATGAGGAG GCTTTGGAGTTCTTCCTGAAAGCTGAAGATG TTGATCCCAACTTCTACAGTAAAAACCTGCTAATGCTTGGGAAGACCTACATGGGcatgaaagacaaagagaaagcaCTGCTCTATCTGACCAAAGCTAGAGAGTACCCTGCTCACACACTGGAAGACAAAGAG